A single genomic interval of Pseudomonas sp. FeN3W harbors:
- a CDS encoding AbrB/MazE/SpoVT family DNA-binding domain-containing protein yields MATSESWRVVCQDPGDGSGDVIVELPPALLEKLGWAVGDDLVIEGDKEGISLKLKPRSADAAS; encoded by the coding sequence ATGGCGACATCAGAGAGCTGGCGAGTTGTCTGCCAAGACCCAGGAGATGGCAGCGGAGACGTCATCGTTGAGCTTCCTCCGGCGCTACTGGAGAAGCTTGGCTGGGCTGTGGGAGATGATCTGGTCATTGAGGGCGACAAGGAAGGAATCTCTTTAAAACTCAAGCCTCGATCCGCCGATGCCGCATCCTAG
- a CDS encoding type I restriction endonuclease subunit S translates to MQDDVYQLVIDGWQPLIASGSSKGEPNTDLLPPELIVRRYYSSEAAAITELEAKRDAISRELEELDEDQGGEDSPLAEGKTDKGKLTAASVKARLKAIKHDRDADEERQALEQCLALIEREAEASKKVKAAQRVLDAKVQAHYAQLSEAELKTLVIEDKWLATLQTDVHTELDRVSQALTGRIRQLAERYATPLPALNAEVDALAAKVNAHLEKMGFSV, encoded by the coding sequence ATGCAGGATGACGTATACCAACTGGTGATCGATGGCTGGCAGCCACTTATTGCCAGTGGCTCAAGCAAGGGCGAACCCAATACCGACCTGCTGCCCCCCGAGCTGATTGTGCGCCGCTACTACTCCAGCGAAGCCGCTGCCATTACCGAGCTGGAAGCCAAACGCGACGCCATCAGCCGCGAGCTGGAAGAGCTGGACGAAGATCAGGGAGGCGAAGACAGCCCTCTGGCCGAAGGCAAAACCGACAAGGGCAAGCTTACCGCTGCCAGCGTCAAGGCACGCCTGAAAGCCATCAAGCACGACCGCGACGCCGATGAAGAACGCCAGGCGCTGGAGCAATGCCTGGCGCTGATCGAGCGCGAAGCTGAGGCCAGTAAGAAGGTCAAAGCCGCGCAGAGGGTGCTGGATGCAAAGGTGCAGGCCCACTACGCCCAGCTAAGCGAAGCAGAGCTGAAAACCCTGGTGATTGAAGATAAATGGCTGGCCACCCTGCAAACCGATGTACACACCGAACTTGATCGGGTCTCCCAAGCCCTCACTGGCCGTATCCGTCAACTAGCGGAGCGCTATGCCACACCGCTGCCGGCGCTGAATGCCGAGGTGGATGCGCTGGCGGCCAAGGTTAATGCGCATCTGGAAAAGATGGGGTTTTCGGTATGA
- a CDS encoding type I restriction-modification system subunit M gives MAIKKSELYSSLWKSCDELRGGMDASQYKDYVLVLLFVKYVSDKYAGDPNSLIEVPEGGSFADMVALKGDKEIGDKINQIIARLAEANNLTGVIDVADFNDQEKLGKGKEMVDRLSNLVSIFNSPGLDFRSNRAQGDDILGDAYEYLMRHFATESGKSKGQFYTPAEVSRIMAQVIGLAGATDSKQSIYDPTCGSGSLLLKAHDEAKSVTGLDLAIYGQEMDNATSALAKMNMILHDCPTAEIWKDNTLSAPHFKDPMGKLKLFDFIVANPPFSTKAWSNGFNPAEDEYNRFSYGIPPEKNGDYAFLLHMLTSLKSTGKAAVILPHGVLFRGGAEAAIRKRILQQGYIKGIIGLPANLFYGTGIPACIIVLDKEGSAGRKGLFLIDASKGFIKDGNKNRLREQDIHKIVDTFTQQIEVEKFARLVPMAEIEANDFNLNIPRYIDTSEAEDLQDIEAHLHGGIPERDIDALHAYWQVMPNLRGALFEPLRPATSALKLPSARSSRPSSATPSSKPFARRWRACSRPGVPNTAQTSPASPLAISPKRCSKSWPKICCIASKQHRCWMPTTSTSTSRTIGTPPCRMTYTNW, from the coding sequence ATGGCCATCAAGAAATCCGAACTCTATTCCTCCCTTTGGAAATCCTGCGACGAGCTGCGTGGCGGGATGGATGCCTCGCAGTACAAGGACTACGTCCTGGTGCTGCTGTTCGTGAAGTACGTGTCGGACAAGTATGCCGGCGACCCGAACTCGCTCATTGAGGTGCCGGAAGGCGGCAGCTTCGCTGACATGGTGGCGCTCAAGGGTGACAAGGAGATCGGCGACAAGATCAATCAGATCATCGCCCGCCTGGCCGAGGCCAATAACCTCACCGGCGTCATCGACGTAGCGGATTTCAACGACCAGGAGAAGCTCGGCAAGGGCAAGGAGATGGTCGACCGTCTGTCCAACCTGGTCAGCATCTTCAACTCGCCGGGGCTGGATTTCCGCAGCAACCGCGCTCAGGGCGACGACATCCTTGGCGATGCCTACGAATACCTAATGCGCCACTTCGCCACCGAGTCCGGCAAGAGCAAGGGGCAGTTCTACACCCCCGCAGAAGTGTCGCGGATCATGGCTCAGGTCATCGGCCTGGCCGGTGCTACCGACAGCAAGCAGAGCATCTATGACCCGACCTGCGGCTCGGGTTCGCTGCTATTGAAAGCGCACGACGAAGCCAAAAGCGTCACCGGTCTGGATCTGGCCATCTACGGTCAGGAAATGGACAACGCCACCAGCGCCTTGGCCAAGATGAACATGATCCTGCACGACTGCCCCACGGCGGAAATCTGGAAGGACAACACCCTGTCCGCGCCGCATTTCAAAGACCCGATGGGCAAGCTCAAGCTGTTCGACTTCATCGTCGCCAACCCGCCGTTCTCCACCAAGGCCTGGAGCAATGGCTTCAACCCGGCAGAGGATGAGTACAACCGCTTCAGCTACGGCATACCGCCTGAGAAGAATGGCGACTACGCCTTCCTCCTGCACATGCTCACCTCGCTGAAAAGCACCGGCAAGGCGGCGGTGATTCTGCCCCACGGCGTGCTGTTCCGGGGCGGTGCCGAGGCAGCCATCCGCAAGCGCATCCTCCAGCAGGGTTACATCAAAGGCATCATCGGCCTGCCGGCAAACCTGTTTTACGGCACCGGCATTCCTGCCTGCATCATCGTGCTGGACAAGGAAGGCAGCGCCGGGCGCAAGGGCCTGTTCCTGATCGACGCCAGTAAGGGCTTTATTAAGGACGGCAACAAGAACCGCTTGCGTGAGCAGGACATCCACAAGATTGTCGATACCTTCACCCAGCAGATTGAGGTGGAGAAATTCGCTCGGCTGGTGCCAATGGCCGAGATTGAAGCCAACGACTTCAACCTGAATATCCCGCGCTATATCGACACCAGCGAAGCAGAGGATCTTCAGGACATCGAGGCCCACCTGCATGGCGGCATCCCCGAGCGTGATATCGACGCCCTGCATGCCTACTGGCAGGTAATGCCTAACCTGCGAGGCGCGCTGTTCGAGCCACTGCGCCCGGCTACCTCAGCCTTAAAGTTGCCATCAGCGAGATCAAGCCGACCATCTTCGGCCACCCCGAGTTCGAAGCCTTTCGCCAGACGGTGGCGGGCCTGTTCGAGGCCTGGCGTGCCGAACACCGCCCAAACCTCGCCGGCATCGCCATTGGCGATCAGCCCAAAGCGCTGCTCAAAGAGTTGGCCGAAGATCTGCTGCATCGCTTCGAAGCAGCACCGCTGCTGGATGCCTACGACGTCTACCAGCACATCCAGGACTATTGGTACGCCACCATGCAGGATGACGTATACCAACTGGTGA
- a CDS encoding restriction endonuclease subunit S, whose protein sequence is MLASTPRYGINAAAVPYSDRLPVYIRITDISTDGRFSPEKLVSVDNTQASNYYLLDGDIVLARTGASVGKSYKYDTSDGPLVFAGFLILIRPNPTKLVSGYISSYLSTKKYWDWVGLMSMRSGQPGINGKEYSQLPLPIPSISEQREISITLFEIDYLIKNLDKIIAKKRDIQQAVMQQLLTGQRRLPGFSGEWQMKILGEVCKITTGKKDVNEGNPSGQYPFFTCARDHTYSDHYSFDCEAILVAGNGEVGNLNYYFGKFEAYQRTYVLYEFYANTNYIWHALKFGLAASLGIGKIGSSIPYIKKSDLTNFELPLPAPEEQAAIAATISDMSAELSALEARREKARQLKQGMMQELLTGRIRLK, encoded by the coding sequence ATGCTAGCTAGCACTCCCCGCTACGGTATAAATGCAGCGGCAGTCCCATACTCAGATCGTCTCCCAGTCTACATTCGAATTACAGACATAAGTACAGACGGGCGCTTTTCTCCTGAAAAACTGGTATCTGTTGATAATACACAAGCATCCAATTACTACCTATTGGATGGCGATATTGTTTTAGCACGCACAGGCGCCAGTGTTGGCAAGTCATATAAATATGACACTAGTGACGGCCCATTGGTTTTCGCTGGATTTTTAATTTTAATTCGACCAAACCCTACAAAGCTTGTATCAGGCTATATTTCTTCATATTTATCCACAAAAAAATACTGGGACTGGGTAGGTTTAATGTCCATGCGCAGTGGGCAGCCAGGAATAAATGGAAAAGAATACTCCCAATTACCTTTACCAATCCCCTCTATAAGTGAACAGCGTGAAATATCTATCACGCTATTCGAAATCGACTATCTCATCAAAAACCTGGATAAAATAATCGCCAAAAAGCGCGATATCCAGCAAGCCGTCATGCAACAACTCCTAACCGGCCAACGCCGCCTGCCGGGGTTTAGTGGGGAGTGGCAGATGAAGATTCTGGGTGAAGTTTGCAAAATCACCACAGGAAAAAAAGATGTAAATGAGGGCAACCCATCGGGGCAGTACCCTTTCTTTACTTGCGCAAGAGACCACACTTATAGCGATCACTATTCGTTTGACTGTGAGGCTATACTTGTCGCCGGAAACGGAGAGGTTGGAAACCTAAACTATTACTTCGGGAAGTTTGAGGCCTATCAACGAACCTACGTTCTTTATGAATTCTATGCCAATACTAACTATATCTGGCACGCATTGAAATTTGGGTTGGCTGCTTCGCTCGGAATTGGGAAAATTGGATCTTCGATACCCTACATCAAGAAGTCCGACCTGACGAACTTTGAGCTCCCTCTCCCTGCCCCGGAGGAACAAGCTGCAATCGCAGCTACTATTTCTGATATGAGCGCTGAGCTCTCCGCCCTAGAAGCCCGCCGCGAGAAGGCCCGCCAACTCAAGCAGGGCATGATGCAGGAACTACTAACCGGCAGAATAAGACTAAAATGA